In the Streptomyces sp. SJL17-4 genome, GTGGGCCTCGACGAAGGCGCGGGGGGAGCGGAAGCCTCGGGAGAGGACCGCGTAACCGGCGGCGGACCAGCCGAGCCAGCCGGTGTAGGCCACGACGTCGCCGGGCTGCGCGCCGCCCCGGGTGACCGGGTCGTGGTTGCGCAGATCGCCGAGCGCGGTGATGGAGACCATGATCGTGTCGCCCCGGACGACGTCGCCGCCGACCACCGCGGCGCCCGCGACCTGACATTCGTCGCGCAGGCCGTCCATGAGTTCGGTGGGCCAGGTGACGGGGAGCTCGGCGGGGACGACCAGGCCGAGGAGGAGCGCGGTGGGGACCGCCCCCATGGCGGCGATGTCGGCGAGGTTCTGTGCGGCGGCCTTGCGGCCGACGTCGTACGCCGTCGACCAGTCGCGGCGGAAGTGACGTCCTTCGAGAAGGATGTCCGTGCTGGCCACCACGCGCCGGTCGGGCGCGGAGACGACCGCGGCGTCGTCGCCCGGCCCGATCCGTACCGCCGGGGTGGAGGTGAGCCGGGACGTGAGCTCCCTGATGAGCCCGAACTCGCCCAGCTCTCCGACTGTGCCCTTCACCGCGCCTCACCTCGTGTCTTCGTGCCGGCCGGCGGGCGGGGGCGCGTCTGTTCGCGCCGCGGGTCGCGGGCCGTCACCGTGCTGGGTACCGTCAAG is a window encoding:
- a CDS encoding thiamine-phosphate kinase — encoded protein: MKGTVGELGEFGLIRELTSRLTSTPAVRIGPGDDAAVVSAPDRRVVASTDILLEGRHFRRDWSTAYDVGRKAAAQNLADIAAMGAVPTALLLGLVVPAELPVTWPTELMDGLRDECQVAGAAVVGGDVVRGDTIMVSITALGDLRNHDPVTRGGAQPGDVVAYTGWLGWSAAGYAVLSRGFRSPRAFVEAHRRPEPPYHAGPAAAGLGATAMCDVSDGLIADLGHIAEASKVRIDLRSGLIDIPTQMNDIGQAVGVDPMQWVLTGGEDHAIVATFPPDVKLPARWKVIGEVLNPSALPQVTVDGAPWHSVGGWDHFGETE